Proteins encoded together in one Schumannella luteola window:
- a CDS encoding dihydrolipoamide acetyltransferase family protein: MVASEFPLPDVGEGLTEAEIVSWRVAPGDTITVNQVLVEIETAKSLVELPSPFSGTVQELLVDEGSTVEVGTPIIRVNSAAGSIDLQAPVTDESAWVGPTDTNEHAPRTAAGAAAPAAPAAAAPAPATPAEAAEAEDKPGAVLVGYGSAGGHATSRRRRPAPLPTPDGSAPAATDPAAARPAAPASVPAASAAPVIAKPPIRKLAKDLGVQLDTVPGTGLAGEITRDDVIRHAQQASVFRNIETPEWPADREERIPVKGVRKAIAKAMVESAFTAPHVSVFSDVNATRTMEFVKRLKASPTFAGVRVSPLLVMAKAVIWAVRRNPTVNSSWTDKEIIVRHYVNLGIAAATPRGLIVPNIKDAEKLSLLELAQALEQMTLTARDGKTQPAEMSGGTITITNLGSFGMDTGTPILNPGEVGIVALGAIKQKPWVIDGEVRPAFVTTVGASFDHRVVDGDVASRFTADIAAVLEEPALLLD, from the coding sequence GTGGTGGCATCCGAGTTCCCCCTCCCCGATGTGGGCGAGGGCCTGACCGAGGCCGAGATCGTCAGCTGGCGCGTCGCGCCCGGCGACACGATCACGGTCAACCAGGTGCTGGTCGAGATCGAGACCGCCAAGTCGCTCGTCGAGCTGCCGTCGCCGTTCTCGGGCACGGTGCAGGAGCTGCTGGTGGATGAGGGGTCGACCGTCGAGGTCGGCACGCCCATCATCCGGGTCAACTCGGCGGCCGGGTCGATCGACCTGCAGGCGCCCGTGACCGACGAGTCGGCGTGGGTCGGCCCGACCGACACGAACGAGCACGCGCCGCGTACCGCCGCCGGTGCCGCTGCGCCCGCCGCGCCTGCCGCTGCGGCGCCCGCCCCCGCGACCCCGGCCGAGGCTGCCGAGGCCGAGGACAAGCCGGGCGCCGTGCTGGTCGGCTACGGCTCGGCCGGCGGTCACGCGACCTCGCGTCGTCGTCGCCCGGCCCCGCTGCCGACGCCGGACGGCTCCGCGCCCGCGGCGACCGACCCCGCCGCCGCGCGTCCGGCCGCCCCCGCCTCCGTGCCCGCCGCCTCCGCCGCCCCGGTCATCGCGAAGCCGCCGATCCGCAAGCTCGCCAAGGACCTCGGCGTGCAGCTCGACACCGTGCCCGGCACGGGTCTCGCCGGCGAGATCACCCGCGACGACGTGATCCGTCACGCGCAGCAGGCGAGCGTGTTCCGCAACATCGAGACGCCCGAGTGGCCGGCCGATCGCGAGGAGCGCATCCCGGTGAAGGGCGTGCGCAAGGCGATCGCGAAGGCGATGGTCGAGAGCGCCTTCACGGCCCCGCACGTGAGCGTCTTCAGCGATGTCAACGCGACCCGCACGATGGAGTTCGTCAAGCGCCTCAAGGCCTCGCCGACCTTCGCGGGCGTGCGCGTGAGCCCGCTGCTGGTCATGGCGAAGGCCGTGATCTGGGCGGTGCGCCGCAATCCCACGGTGAACTCCAGCTGGACCGACAAGGAGATCATCGTGCGCCACTACGTGAACCTCGGCATCGCCGCGGCCACGCCGCGCGGGCTGATCGTGCCGAACATCAAGGACGCCGAGAAGCTCAGCCTGCTCGAGCTGGCGCAGGCGCTCGAGCAGATGACGCTCACGGCGCGCGACGGCAAGACGCAGCCGGCCGAGATGTCGGGTGGCACCATCACGATCACGAACCTCGGCTCGTTCGGCATGGACACCGGCACCCCGATCCTCAACCCCGGCGAGGTCGGCATCGTCGCGCTCGGCGCGATCAAGCAGAAGCCGTGGGTCATCGACGGCGAGGTGCGTCCCGCGTTCGTGACGACGGTCGGCGCGAGCTTCGACCACCGCGTCGTGGATGGCGATGTCGCGAGCCGCTTCACCGCCGACATCGCCGCGGTGCTCGAGGAGCCGGCGCTGCTGCTCGACTGA
- a CDS encoding metal ABC transporter permease — protein sequence MNDLWSAIFDFSDYGELISLLRNSIFAGAVLGIAGGLIGVFVMQRDMAFAVHGISELSFAGASAGLLLGLGVVQGAIVGSLVAAALIGLLGTRARDRNSIIAVLMPFGLGIGILCLALFPGRSANKFGLLTGQIVAVDDPRLNSLLIICAIVVVGLAVVWRPLVFASLDADVAIARGVPARWLSLAFMILLGLTIAVSVQIVGALLVLSILVTPAAAALRLTASPVWVPVLSVVFATVSLVGGILLALGASVPISPYVTTISFLIYLVARVISWQRHRTRRGRIASMTEVVTA from the coding sequence GTGAATGACCTGTGGAGCGCGATCTTCGACTTCAGCGACTACGGCGAGCTGATCTCGCTGCTGCGCAACTCGATCTTCGCCGGCGCCGTGCTCGGCATCGCGGGCGGTCTGATCGGCGTCTTCGTGATGCAGCGCGACATGGCCTTCGCGGTGCACGGCATCAGCGAGCTGAGCTTCGCGGGCGCCTCGGCGGGCCTGCTGCTGGGGCTCGGCGTCGTGCAGGGCGCGATCGTCGGCTCGCTCGTCGCGGCGGCGCTGATCGGCCTGCTCGGCACGCGGGCTCGCGATCGCAACTCGATCATCGCGGTGCTGATGCCCTTCGGGCTCGGCATCGGCATCCTCTGTCTCGCTCTGTTCCCGGGCAGGTCGGCGAACAAGTTCGGACTGCTGACCGGGCAGATCGTCGCCGTCGATGACCCGCGCCTGAACTCGCTGCTCATCATCTGCGCGATCGTCGTCGTCGGGCTCGCGGTCGTCTGGCGTCCGCTCGTGTTCGCGAGCCTGGATGCGGATGTCGCGATCGCCCGCGGGGTTCCGGCGCGCTGGCTGTCGCTGGCGTTCATGATCCTGCTGGGCCTCACGATCGCGGTGAGCGTGCAGATCGTGGGAGCCCTGCTCGTGCTGTCGATCCTGGTGACGCCGGCGGCCGCTGCGCTGCGGCTCACGGCATCCCCCGTGTGGGTTCCGGTGCTCAGCGTCGTCTTCGCGACCGTGTCGCTCGTGGGCGGCATCCTGCTCGCGCTCGGCGCCTCGGTGCCGATCAGCCCCTACGTGACGACGATCTCGTTCCTCATCTACCTCGTCGCCCGGGTGATCTCCTGGCAGCGGCACCGCACGCGACGCGGCAGAATCGCTTCGATGACGGAGGTGGTGACGGCATGA
- a CDS encoding metal ABC transporter ATP-binding protein: MTVLRLNGAGLAYGSRHLWSGLDLEVAAGEFVAVLGANGSGKTSLLKVILGQQQLSSGTAELLGERIHGGDRRIGYIPQQKMAEPGTPLRGRDLVGLGVDGHRLGPGWPSRARRQKVDALLESVGASGFASRPIGTLSGGEQQRLRVGQSLAGDPRLLLCDEPLISLDLRHQREVSELIDRQRRERDLGVLFVTHDVNPILGMVDRVLYLANGAFRIGTPDEVLRSEVLSELYQSPIDVIRTRGRIVVVGVPDSSHHHDDHDHADHGGHPHTAGTGGLGTHPTGGAA; the protein is encoded by the coding sequence ATGACGGTGCTGCGGCTGAACGGGGCGGGTCTCGCCTACGGCAGCCGGCACCTCTGGAGCGGTCTCGACCTCGAGGTCGCCGCCGGCGAGTTCGTCGCCGTGCTCGGCGCGAACGGATCGGGCAAGACGAGCCTGCTGAAGGTGATCCTCGGCCAGCAGCAGCTGAGCAGCGGAACGGCCGAGCTGCTCGGCGAGCGCATCCACGGCGGCGACCGCCGTATCGGCTACATCCCGCAGCAGAAGATGGCCGAGCCCGGCACGCCGCTGCGCGGCCGCGACCTCGTCGGCCTCGGCGTCGACGGCCACCGGCTCGGGCCGGGCTGGCCGAGCCGCGCGCGCCGGCAGAAGGTGGATGCGCTGCTCGAGTCGGTCGGAGCGTCCGGCTTCGCGAGCCGCCCGATCGGCACCCTCTCCGGTGGCGAGCAGCAGCGCCTGCGCGTCGGCCAGTCCCTCGCCGGCGACCCGCGCCTGCTGCTCTGCGACGAGCCGCTGATCTCGCTCGACCTGCGCCACCAGCGCGAGGTCAGCGAGCTGATCGACCGCCAGCGTCGCGAGCGCGACCTCGGCGTGCTGTTCGTGACCCACGACGTGAACCCGATCCTCGGCATGGTCGACCGGGTGCTTTACCTGGCGAACGGCGCCTTCCGCATCGGCACCCCCGACGAGGTGCTGCGCAGCGAGGTGCTGAGCGAACTGTACCAGTCGCCGATCGACGTCATCCGCACCCGCGGACGCATCGTCGTGGTCGGCGTGCCCGACTCCTCGCACCACCACGACGACCACGATCACGCAGACCACGGCGGGCACCCGCACACCGCGGGCACCGGCGGACTCGGCACCCACCCGACGGGAGGCGCCGCGTGA
- a CDS encoding metal ABC transporter solute-binding protein, Zn/Mn family: protein MKTRALIAPALFAVAALGLAGCASDSSANAGSGGSADSGTVTVIASTNVYGSIAEAIGGDAVKVTSIIDDPDKDPHEYEADARTQLELSKADIVIENGGGYDDFVDTMLKSAKNTDATVLDAADISGYDQEPSDGEFNEHVWYDYPTVGKVAEKFAAAVEKVDPDAADQVKKNLATFQEGLKGLDTDVTALKAKADGKSVAITEPVPLYLLEAAGFSNATPDEFSESIEEGTDAPVRVLQETLALFSDKKVSVLVYNEQTDGTQTEQVLKAAKDNGIPVVGVTETLPKGDDYLGWQKKIISEISSALGA from the coding sequence GTGAAGACCCGAGCGCTCATCGCCCCTGCCCTCTTCGCGGTCGCCGCCCTCGGGCTGGCCGGCTGCGCCTCCGACTCCTCGGCGAACGCCGGCTCCGGCGGCAGCGCCGACAGCGGCACCGTCACGGTGATCGCCTCGACCAACGTCTACGGCTCGATCGCCGAGGCCATCGGCGGCGATGCGGTCAAGGTCACGAGCATCATCGACGACCCCGACAAGGACCCGCACGAGTACGAGGCGGATGCCCGCACCCAGCTCGAGCTCTCGAAGGCCGACATCGTCATCGAGAACGGCGGCGGCTACGACGACTTCGTCGACACGATGCTGAAGTCGGCGAAGAACACCGACGCGACCGTGCTCGACGCGGCCGACATCTCCGGCTACGACCAGGAGCCGAGCGACGGCGAGTTCAACGAGCACGTCTGGTACGACTACCCGACCGTCGGCAAGGTGGCCGAGAAGTTCGCCGCCGCCGTCGAGAAGGTCGACCCGGATGCGGCCGACCAGGTCAAGAAGAACCTCGCCACCTTCCAGGAGGGGCTGAAGGGTCTCGACACCGACGTCACCGCGCTGAAGGCGAAGGCCGACGGCAAGTCCGTCGCGATCACCGAGCCCGTGCCGCTCTACCTGCTCGAGGCCGCCGGCTTCAGCAACGCGACACCCGACGAGTTCAGCGAGTCGATCGAAGAGGGCACGGATGCGCCGGTGCGCGTGCTGCAGGAGACCCTCGCCCTGTTCAGCGACAAGAAGGTCTCCGTGCTCGTCTACAACGAGCAGACCGACGGAACCCAGACCGAGCAGGTGCTGAAGGCCGCGAAGGACAACGGCATCCCCGTCGTCGGCGTGACCGAGACCCTGCCGAAGGGCGACGACTACCTCGGCTGGCAGAAGAAGATCATCAGCGAGATCAGCTCGGCGCTCGGCGCCTGA
- a CDS encoding Fur family transcriptional regulator: MTARRNTWQREAVRGALGDREGFVSAQALHSGLRDQGSTIGLATVYRALADLESTGEADSLQQEGEALYRACTPGKHHHHLICRNCGATVEIEADEVETWAHQVAAKHGFTQPEHVVDVFGLCADCTAKGVDAQS; encoded by the coding sequence ATGACCGCACGACGCAACACCTGGCAGCGCGAGGCCGTGCGCGGCGCGCTCGGCGACCGCGAGGGTTTCGTGAGCGCGCAGGCGCTGCACTCGGGTCTGCGCGACCAGGGCTCGACGATCGGGCTCGCGACCGTCTACCGCGCCCTCGCCGACCTCGAGTCGACGGGCGAGGCCGACTCGCTGCAGCAGGAGGGTGAGGCGCTCTACCGCGCCTGCACGCCCGGCAAGCACCACCACCACCTGATCTGCCGCAACTGCGGCGCGACCGTCGAGATCGAGGCGGATGAGGTGGAGACCTGGGCGCACCAGGTCGCCGCGAAGCACGGCTTCACCCAGCCGGAGCACGTGGTCGACGTCTTCGGTCTCTGCGCCGACTGCACCGCGAAGGGCGTCGACGCGCAGAGCTGA